From a single Magnetococcales bacterium genomic region:
- a CDS encoding SCO family protein yields MPQLSRHLLFWLMAWTFLGIPGTSHAEYFRQKESELDHELFRIDEKQFLGIKPEQDVVLIDQAGKSFKFGDMIGKPLVLVFSYYQCDGSCSAVNGEVIALLERVVKTMRAGEDYRVLTISFDKADTQETMTRFIDKLHIPPELKPGWTFARLADPARIKDVTGKTGFKFFWATQDKIFYHPNVAIILTNEGRISRYLYLQVNSTLDMQIALMEARQGEIKPHEFLNYAISLCYSYNYKEGRYTYNIPVFVGVGAFLFGISMLVVSVFYYKIRHKHKKEGSGI; encoded by the coding sequence ATGCCGCAGCTTTCCCGACATCTCCTTTTCTGGCTCATGGCATGGACGTTCCTGGGCATCCCGGGGACATCCCATGCCGAGTATTTTCGTCAGAAGGAATCGGAGCTGGACCATGAGCTCTTTCGGATTGACGAGAAGCAGTTTCTGGGTATCAAACCGGAACAGGATGTGGTGTTGATCGATCAGGCAGGAAAGAGTTTCAAGTTTGGCGACATGATCGGAAAGCCGCTCGTTCTGGTCTTCTCCTACTACCAGTGTGACGGGAGTTGTTCGGCTGTCAATGGGGAGGTCATCGCCTTGTTGGAGCGGGTCGTCAAGACCATGCGAGCCGGGGAGGATTATCGGGTTCTGACCATCTCCTTCGACAAGGCCGATACGCAGGAGACGATGACCAGGTTCATAGACAAGCTCCACATCCCACCTGAGCTCAAGCCTGGATGGACGTTTGCCAGGCTTGCCGACCCCGCCCGCATCAAGGATGTCACGGGCAAGACCGGTTTTAAATTTTTCTGGGCAACGCAGGACAAGATTTTCTATCACCCCAATGTGGCTATCATTCTGACCAACGAAGGCCGGATATCGCGCTACCTGTACCTACAGGTCAACTCCACCCTGGATATGCAGATCGCCCTGATGGAAGCGCGGCAAGGAGAGATCAAGCCTCACGAGTTTCTCAATTATGCCATCTCTCTTTGCTACAGTTACAATTACAAGGAAGGCCGGTACACCTACAATATACCCGTTTTTGTCGGGGTTGGCGCTTTTTTGTTCGGAATCAGCATGCTTGTGGTGTCAGTGTTCTATTACAAGATTCGTCACAAACATAAGAAAGAAGGATCGGGCATATGA
- a CDS encoding DUF4922 domain-containing protein: MRDVHDMTSFNRSRFDDLWRALKGRLDDIRASGGLTAVVEALKDQQFDRGFIQDDLLDVIKYRIIRESGARHSFLVQYNLKRSQRQGGAGRKAPPPGTTSIHGGCFLCLDNIYWQQRGIEIGYDLYPDVPGNEEKRHYIMWMNPFPLMPNHVTIATAAHIPQSWLKLAEISKSNRPGIESIVRDFLYFVDHLPGYVGFYNGEGAGATIPHHFHFQFFKRPEGQGLFPLEASAAATIRASSGHTNTPRLVADYPITAIYFHGSSEEIVAQVVKVTDLWEQLYVDKHSLSANLIGAPDPKNPGQYHLFFIPRNKTFSRGPGMVGIIAGLELLGEIVFATEEEKRYLDQGQVDYHYVKRIIASVEAPRARELWQLVEAAFASHPHSQP; encoded by the coding sequence GTGCGTGATGTTCATGATATGACCTCGTTCAACCGCTCCCGTTTTGATGACCTGTGGCGCGCACTCAAGGGGCGGCTGGACGATATCCGTGCCTCGGGCGGATTGACAGCCGTGGTGGAGGCCCTCAAGGATCAACAATTTGATCGCGGATTCATTCAAGATGATCTGCTCGATGTCATCAAATACCGAATCATTCGTGAATCGGGCGCCCGCCACAGTTTTTTGGTGCAATACAACCTCAAACGCAGCCAGCGTCAGGGCGGAGCCGGACGCAAAGCCCCCCCACCCGGCACGACATCCATCCATGGCGGCTGTTTTCTGTGTCTGGACAACATCTACTGGCAGCAGCGCGGCATCGAGATCGGCTACGACCTGTATCCCGATGTGCCGGGGAACGAGGAAAAACGCCACTATATCATGTGGATGAATCCATTCCCCCTCATGCCCAACCATGTCACGATCGCCACGGCTGCGCACATACCTCAATCCTGGCTCAAACTGGCTGAAATCAGCAAGAGCAATCGTCCCGGCATTGAAAGCATTGTCCGGGATTTTCTCTACTTCGTGGATCATCTTCCGGGTTATGTGGGATTTTATAATGGCGAAGGAGCTGGAGCCACCATCCCGCACCATTTTCATTTCCAGTTTTTCAAGCGGCCAGAAGGGCAAGGGCTGTTTCCCCTCGAAGCGTCCGCTGCGGCCACCATCAGGGCCTCTTCCGGACACACCAACACACCACGCCTGGTTGCCGATTATCCGATCACCGCCATCTACTTCCATGGGTCAAGTGAGGAGATCGTGGCCCAGGTGGTCAAGGTGACAGACCTCTGGGAGCAGCTCTACGTCGACAAACACTCCCTCTCCGCCAACCTGATCGGCGCCCCGGACCCGAAAAATCCGGGTCAATATCACCTCTTTTTCATTCCACGCAACAAGACCTTCTCTCGTGGCCCGGGCATGGTCGGCATCATCGCCGGATTGGAGCTGTTGGGTGAGATTGTCTTTGCCACCGAAGAGGAAAAACGCTATCTGGACCAAGGGCAGGTCGATTACCACTACGTGAAGCGGATCATTGCCTCCGTGGAAGCCCCCCGCGCCAGGGAGCTGTGGCAGCTGGTGGAGGCAGCGTTTGCCAGTCATCCCCATTCTCAACCATGA
- a CDS encoding response regulator, which translates to MKILIADDEANNRILLENFLSPYGSCDSVVNGLAAVETFEMAVRDGAPYDLVCLDIMMPELDGQKALVRIRKLESELRSDGREAAIFMITALDVEEHMLRAFLIGGCTDYLIKPITSRKVVEKLRQHRIIPV; encoded by the coding sequence ATGAAGATTCTGATTGCCGACGATGAGGCCAACAATCGTATTCTTTTGGAGAATTTCCTCTCTCCCTACGGCAGTTGCGACTCCGTGGTCAACGGTTTGGCTGCCGTGGAGACCTTCGAGATGGCCGTGCGTGACGGCGCCCCCTATGATCTTGTTTGCCTGGACATCATGATGCCCGAGCTTGATGGCCAAAAGGCCCTGGTCAGGATTCGCAAGCTGGAGTCCGAGTTGCGCAGCGATGGCCGGGAAGCGGCCATCTTCATGATCACCGCCCTGGATGTCGAAGAACATATGCTTCGGGCCTTCCTGATCGGTGGCTGTACCGACTATCTGATCAAACCCATCACCAGCCGGAAAGTGGTGGAAAAGCTGCGACAGCATCGGATCATTCCCGTGTAG
- the cyoE gene encoding protoheme IX farnesyltransferase — protein sequence MIRNYVELMKLRIGGMIALTAVVAYIAVTPAVQWDHLGLLVLVMILGSSSSAVFNHYYDRDIDRHMSRTSHRPLVTGVLGDPKRALWLAAGLLVSSTLMASWIFNPIVSLHLFLGAFFYAVVYTVWLKRRSWLNIVFGGLAGSFAILAGAASVRPELCALPLFLALILFFWTPSHFWSLAIHLKEDYQRVGVPMLPVLVGEERAARVILLNTLLLVGSSLLPWVFGELGQIYLMGCLLAGAFFIWSSLRLLRSPTPALGWSNFLASMKYLGGLFLAIILDTSLAYPL from the coding sequence ATGATTCGGAATTATGTTGAGCTTATGAAATTACGCATCGGCGGCATGATAGCCTTGACGGCTGTTGTGGCCTATATCGCCGTGACCCCTGCCGTGCAATGGGACCATTTGGGACTGCTGGTGCTGGTGATGATTCTCGGTTCCTCCAGCTCGGCGGTCTTTAATCACTATTACGACCGGGATATCGACCGGCACATGAGCCGCACATCTCACCGCCCCCTCGTCACCGGTGTTCTGGGCGACCCCAAGCGGGCTTTGTGGCTGGCGGCGGGTTTGCTGGTCAGCAGCACCCTCATGGCGTCCTGGATTTTCAATCCCATCGTCTCTCTTCATCTGTTTCTGGGAGCATTTTTTTATGCCGTGGTCTATACCGTCTGGCTCAAGCGCCGCTCCTGGTTGAACATTGTCTTCGGGGGATTGGCGGGAAGTTTTGCCATCCTCGCCGGTGCCGCCTCTGTCCGTCCTGAGCTGTGCGCCCTGCCGCTCTTTCTGGCCCTGATTCTTTTCTTCTGGACCCCTTCCCATTTTTGGAGCCTCGCCATCCACCTCAAGGAGGATTATCAACGGGTCGGCGTCCCCATGTTGCCGGTCCTGGTCGGCGAGGAACGCGCCGCACGGGTGATCCTCCTCAATACCCTTCTGCTCGTGGGTTCCTCTCTCCTTCCCTGGGTATTCGGTGAACTGGGACAAATCTATCTGATGGGTTGTCTCTTGGCAGGCGCCTTCTTCATCTGGTCCAGTTTACGGCTGCTCCGCTCTCCCACCCCCGCGTTGGGCTGGAGTAATTTTCTCGCCTCCATGAAATATCTGGGGGGACTCTTCCTGGCCATCATCCTGGACACCTCTCTGGCGTATCCTTTGTAA
- a CDS encoding tetratricopeptide repeat protein: MDNRPAGVPGPQPQIRRQKDLRHDGVHPPWLRLWLVGGVLWLGLPLAASAWSAASEATPHTQGTGAPVRQPAIAAAWEALRLATRLHGPSHPDTVPALISLADACTEAGDVAQAEPLLERAWRILQQNPQQHMPHIFSLQEKRLLNPYGRGHFSQVLTQGEAWLQTAAALAPNHPALLRIRHLLAYAHIGLARQQGGEVAHRSEAAAHLEQALAQLNQPSHPMTDGVAEVYLLQAALHLSNNQPGEAEARLRDALTLWEKGAHARPQLLVKILHDLGRLLGDAGRFAEAIPLLQRARATLMTLSTPPQPPWGEVTLHLALCQIEEQQLVSAITLLQEAMTWTIQQDRSPPLSVPDMLNRLGLLYQMTDKPELAKAQFAKALAMAEHYFRGDPASLSLWRVQRDYLVPGTARQATRQLLHASLLATWQHVDPLPEPLELPVVATMPQPASTPETTLITALQTPIPAEKPKQATPVQPLPAQTPVPAERAANALPAPSAVAQAPAPADKPDKPPANALPAPSAVAQAPAPADKPDKPLHTSQNVAQTGPGPVEKPDRVVPLPLAPVMPKTVAAPFKSVQPPPEMPKTVAAPVKSVQPPPEMPKTVAAPVKSVQPPPAMPETVAAPVKNIQPSPARSNQLPQEKPLLQKKSYLVTVGCYTENEYLTDALKRLAPLDLPVARREVRLEKKGPMTCVYGGPFATEAQAEHGLHLVKERVGIKDAVILPQR; encoded by the coding sequence ATGGATAATCGTCCAGCCGGAGTTCCCGGTCCGCAGCCCCAAATCCGGCGCCAGAAAGACCTTCGGCACGACGGGGTCCACCCCCCATGGCTGCGGCTCTGGCTGGTTGGAGGTGTCTTGTGGCTGGGCCTGCCCCTGGCAGCTTCTGCCTGGAGTGCCGCTTCCGAGGCAACGCCGCACACCCAGGGGACAGGCGCCCCGGTGCGGCAGCCCGCAATCGCGGCAGCCTGGGAAGCGCTGCGGCTAGCAACCCGCCTGCATGGGCCGTCCCATCCAGACACCGTTCCCGCGCTTATATCTCTGGCTGATGCCTGCACGGAAGCTGGCGATGTGGCACAAGCAGAACCCCTGCTGGAGCGTGCCTGGCGCATTTTGCAACAAAATCCACAACAACACATGCCCCACATCTTCTCCCTGCAAGAAAAACGGCTCCTCAACCCCTATGGCCGGGGCCATTTTTCCCAGGTCTTGACCCAGGGCGAGGCGTGGCTACAAACGGCAGCGGCACTTGCACCCAACCATCCGGCGTTGCTCCGGATACGTCATCTGCTCGCCTACGCCCATATCGGTTTGGCACGGCAACAGGGTGGCGAGGTTGCCCACCGGTCGGAGGCCGCTGCGCACCTGGAACAGGCCCTGGCCCAACTCAACCAGCCGTCACACCCCATGACTGACGGCGTGGCCGAGGTTTACCTTCTTCAGGCGGCGTTGCACCTGTCCAACAACCAACCGGGCGAAGCCGAAGCCCGGTTGCGCGACGCCCTGACCCTGTGGGAAAAGGGGGCGCACGCGCGTCCGCAACTTCTGGTGAAGATTTTACACGATCTGGGCCGCCTGCTGGGGGATGCAGGCCGATTTGCCGAGGCCATACCTTTGTTGCAACGCGCCCGTGCCACCCTGATGACCCTCAGTACCCCTCCCCAACCTCCCTGGGGGGAGGTCACGCTGCATCTGGCCTTGTGCCAGATCGAAGAGCAACAACTGGTGTCGGCCATAACCCTTCTGCAAGAGGCCATGACCTGGACCATCCAGCAGGATCGCTCCCCCCCTCTGTCCGTGCCGGACATGTTGAACCGCCTGGGGCTCCTCTACCAGATGACGGACAAACCCGAGCTGGCCAAGGCGCAGTTTGCCAAGGCCCTGGCCATGGCGGAACACTATTTTCGTGGCGACCCGGCCTCACTCTCCCTTTGGCGGGTTCAACGGGATTATCTGGTTCCCGGGACCGCACGTCAGGCAACGCGGCAACTCCTGCATGCGAGTCTGCTGGCCACATGGCAGCATGTGGACCCCCTTCCGGAACCCCTGGAACTGCCCGTCGTGGCCACCATGCCCCAGCCGGCATCCACCCCGGAAACCACGTTGATCACGGCCCTACAGACCCCCATTCCTGCCGAAAAACCGAAACAGGCCACCCCTGTGCAGCCGCTTCCCGCCCAAACCCCGGTTCCAGCGGAGAGAGCGGCCAACGCCCTCCCGGCACCATCCGCCGTGGCGCAAGCCCCGGCCCCGGCTGACAAACCGGACAAACCTCCGGCCAACGCCCTCCCGGCACCATCCGCCGTGGCGCAAGCCCCGGCTCCGGCTGACAAACCAGACAAACCTCTCCACACATCACAAAACGTTGCTCAAACGGGGCCTGGCCCTGTCGAGAAACCGGACCGGGTTGTCCCCCTGCCACTCGCCCCAGTCATGCCAAAAACAGTCGCTGCACCGTTTAAAAGCGTCCAACCTCCCCCGGAGATGCCAAAAACAGTCGCTGCGCCGGTTAAAAGCGTCCAACCTCCCCCGGAGATGCCAAAAACAGTCGCTGCGCCGGTTAAGAGCGTCCAACCTCCCCCGGCCATGCCAGAAACAGTCGCTGCACCGGTTAAAAATATCCAACCTTCCCCGGCAAGATCGAACCAGCTCCCCCAGGAGAAACCCTTGCTCCAAAAAAAGAGTTATCTGGTCACTGTGGGGTGTTATACAGAGAACGAGTACTTGACCGATGCCCTGAAACGGCTGGCTCCCCTTGATCTCCCGGTTGCCAGGAGGGAGGTCCGTCTGGAGAAAAAAGGCCCCATGACTTGTGTCTATGGCGGCCCGTTTGCCACGGAGGCGCAGGCAGAACACGGCCTGCACCTGGTCAAGGAGCGCGTGGGAATCAAGGATGCTGTCATTCTGCCCCAGCGTTGA
- a CDS encoding cbb3-type cytochrome c oxidase subunit I, translating to MSASSSGFSLKEWVFTTDHKRIGVLYLIGSMAAFAIAGLMAVLIRLEQSSLGPTLLNTNTGGDQYNVWLYFHGAAMILGFLIPGLTGFAANYFLPLMIGAKDVAFPRINALSVWLFFGGIVLALLTFIVSDAPDVMWTGYPPYSIMTAGNTALYVFTVHLLGFASILGAVNFLVTVIYMRAPGVTWNKLNMFVWSTVTAFVIQLIFVPVLASAVTMLLFDKYLGTHFFDPSAGGDVLLYQNLFWFYSHPAVYVILLPALGILFEVLSTCARNMVFNYKVAVYGGMWGIVLISGEVWVHHLYISGMPDWIRIGQMVSTLLISVPVGLLTISMFGTLYRGAIHFTVAMYYAVGCLFLFLVGGLTGIPLAMTVLDVHLSETSFVHAHFHFIMGIFAAFTVFAAVYHWFPKMTGRFANAKWGKIGFWFNIIGVHVTFYPLFWIGVQGMPRRYYDYQMFPQFEPFHKVATLGAFIVFIGMAITILNWIMSAIGGEKAPENPWRSGSLEWTHCPSPPGPGNFPKDVVVGPDWHPYTYTKK from the coding sequence ATGAGTGCATCATCCTCGGGATTCAGTTTGAAAGAGTGGGTATTTACCACGGATCACAAACGTATCGGCGTTTTGTACCTCATCGGCTCCATGGCCGCCTTTGCCATTGCCGGTCTTATGGCCGTCCTGATTCGCCTCGAACAGTCCAGCCTTGGGCCAACCCTTCTCAACACCAATACCGGTGGCGATCAATACAACGTGTGGCTCTACTTCCACGGCGCCGCCATGATCCTGGGCTTTCTCATCCCCGGCCTGACCGGCTTTGCGGCCAACTATTTTCTCCCCCTGATGATCGGGGCCAAGGACGTGGCCTTTCCCCGGATCAATGCCTTGAGCGTCTGGCTCTTCTTCGGCGGCATTGTCCTCGCCCTCCTGACCTTCATTGTGTCTGACGCGCCTGATGTCATGTGGACCGGCTACCCGCCCTACTCCATCATGACCGCCGGCAACACCGCCCTTTACGTCTTCACGGTTCACCTTCTGGGTTTCGCCTCCATCCTGGGCGCCGTCAACTTTCTGGTTACCGTGATCTACATGCGCGCCCCGGGCGTGACCTGGAACAAGCTGAACATGTTTGTCTGGTCCACCGTGACCGCCTTCGTCATCCAGCTCATTTTCGTTCCTGTGCTGGCCTCTGCCGTCACCATGCTGCTGTTTGATAAATATCTCGGCACACACTTTTTCGATCCGTCAGCCGGTGGCGACGTCCTGCTCTATCAAAACCTTTTCTGGTTCTACTCGCATCCGGCCGTGTATGTCATCCTGTTGCCTGCCCTGGGCATCCTTTTCGAGGTTCTCTCCACCTGTGCCCGGAACATGGTGTTCAACTACAAGGTCGCCGTGTACGGTGGCATGTGGGGCATCGTCCTGATCTCCGGTGAAGTGTGGGTTCACCACCTCTACATCTCCGGCATGCCGGACTGGATTCGTATTGGCCAGATGGTCTCCACCCTCTTGATCTCTGTCCCGGTCGGCCTGTTGACCATCTCCATGTTTGGCACGCTCTATCGGGGCGCCATTCACTTCACCGTGGCCATGTACTATGCCGTCGGTTGCCTCTTCCTCTTCCTCGTCGGCGGCTTGACCGGTATTCCGCTGGCCATGACGGTTCTGGACGTACACCTTTCGGAAACATCCTTCGTCCATGCCCATTTCCACTTTATCATGGGCATCTTTGCTGCCTTCACCGTTTTCGCTGCCGTGTACCACTGGTTCCCGAAAATGACCGGACGCTTCGCCAATGCCAAATGGGGTAAGATTGGCTTCTGGTTCAACATTATCGGCGTTCATGTCACCTTTTATCCCCTCTTCTGGATCGGCGTTCAGGGCATGCCGCGCCGCTACTATGACTATCAAATGTTTCCCCAGTTCGAGCCCTTCCACAAGGTAGCCACCTTGGGTGCGTTTATCGTCTTCATCGGTATGGCCATCACGATCCTCAACTGGATCATGAGCGCCATTGGTGGCGAGAAGGCTCCGGAAAATCCTTGGAGATCCGGTTCCCTGGAGTGGACCCACTGCCCCAGCCCTCCCGGCCCCGGCAACTTCCCCAAGGATGTGGTCGTCGGCCCTGATTGGCACCCCTACACCTACACCAAGAAATAG
- the erpA gene encoding iron-sulfur cluster insertion protein ErpA: MSLTLTQNASQKLTSLLQEENNPNLKLRIFVSGGGCSGFQYGFTFDENQDAHDLLVESNGVGVLVDPMSLNYLRGAEVDFVDDLNGSHFVIKNPNAASSCGCGNSFSPKPEGGGGCGHAH; the protein is encoded by the coding sequence ATGTCCCTGACATTGACGCAAAACGCTTCGCAGAAGCTCACCTCCCTCCTCCAGGAGGAGAACAACCCCAACCTCAAGTTGCGCATATTCGTCTCCGGTGGCGGTTGCTCCGGCTTCCAATACGGTTTCACCTTCGATGAAAACCAGGATGCCCATGACCTGTTGGTGGAGTCAAATGGCGTCGGCGTTTTGGTCGATCCCATGTCCCTCAACTATCTGCGCGGCGCCGAAGTCGATTTCGTTGACGATTTGAACGGATCGCATTTCGTGATCAAAAACCCGAATGCCGCCAGCAGTTGCGGCTGTGGCAATTCGTTCAGCCCGAAGCCCGAGGGTGGCGGTGGCTGTGGCCACGCGCATTAA
- the lon gene encoding endopeptidase La — protein MASKPPKKASPPPAESEENDTDASAEPTEASSPPSDGSNSPMRFDEVLPEELVLYPLGGRPFFPGMLTPIQVEGSPYYETIRWALNSPGKIFGIILSRAEEGQEVYNPEKLFSFGTVVRILEAAINESEKQVKLLAEGISRFEIREIVTGEDGPLRARVIHHDSATELMDPDTLKPYTMAVINTLKEILKYDSLYQEQVKMFLSRHNFSEPNRLADFVASMTSSSREELQEVLETLPIVTRMEKVLALLKKELEIVKLQDKISKQVEEGISDNQRHFFLREQLKEIQKELGITKDDRTADLERFRKRIESLTLSEEGQNRIREEMDKLAILETSSSEYGVTRNYLDWLTLLPWGVHSKDKVDLKRARRILDDDHDGLDDVKERILEFLAVGKLKGEIGGSIILLVGPPGVGKTSVGRSVARSVGREFYRFSVGGMRDEAEIKGHRRTYVGAMPGKFIQAIRHTKVANPIIMLDEVDKIGASYQGDPASALLEVLDPEQNTEFLDHYLDVRFDLSKVLFICTANQQDTIPRPLLDRMEVIRLSGYIAEEKLRIARHHLIPKQLVKNGLARGDLRIATDALRTIIDGYAREAGVRRLEQKIGAIARKTAVRILDGTEKPIRVGRMEVESFLGKPDFRDEKPLSGIGIVTGLAWTAMGGATLDVEAVRVRSDANKAHITLTGSLGDVMKESAQIAYSYLLSHADNLEGDLSNIEGTIHLHVPEGATPKDGPSAGITMTTVLLSLMRQEAVPRRLAMTGEITLTGQVLAVGGIREKVIAARRVGIRELILPEACRKDYSEVPDHIREGFTVHFVKKYPEVARIVFGK, from the coding sequence ATGGCCAGCAAACCACCCAAAAAAGCATCTCCCCCACCAGCAGAGTCGGAAGAAAACGACACGGATGCGAGTGCTGAACCAACCGAAGCCTCCTCCCCCCCATCCGACGGCTCCAACTCGCCCATGCGGTTCGATGAGGTGCTCCCGGAAGAGCTGGTACTCTACCCCCTGGGTGGTCGGCCATTTTTTCCGGGCATGTTGACACCCATTCAGGTCGAAGGTTCCCCTTATTATGAGACCATACGCTGGGCGCTCAACTCCCCCGGAAAAATTTTCGGCATCATCCTGAGCCGCGCCGAGGAGGGGCAGGAGGTATACAACCCGGAAAAGCTTTTCAGCTTCGGCACCGTGGTTCGCATCCTTGAAGCCGCCATCAACGAGTCGGAAAAGCAGGTCAAACTTTTGGCGGAGGGAATTTCGCGATTTGAAATCAGGGAGATCGTGACCGGGGAAGACGGTCCCCTGCGCGCCCGGGTGATCCACCACGACTCGGCCACGGAGTTGATGGATCCAGACACCTTGAAGCCTTACACCATGGCGGTCATCAACACCCTGAAAGAGATCCTCAAATATGACTCGCTCTATCAGGAGCAGGTCAAGATGTTCCTGTCGCGTCACAACTTCAGCGAACCCAATCGGTTGGCGGATTTTGTCGCCTCCATGACCAGCTCCAGCCGGGAAGAGCTCCAGGAAGTCCTGGAGACCCTGCCCATCGTGACCCGCATGGAGAAGGTTCTGGCCCTGCTCAAAAAAGAGCTGGAGATCGTCAAACTCCAGGACAAAATTTCCAAACAGGTCGAAGAGGGTATCTCCGACAACCAACGCCACTTTTTTTTACGTGAGCAACTCAAGGAGATCCAAAAAGAGCTGGGTATCACCAAGGATGACCGCACCGCTGACTTGGAGAGGTTCCGCAAACGCATCGAAAGCCTGACTCTTTCGGAAGAGGGGCAAAATCGCATTCGCGAGGAGATGGACAAACTTGCCATCCTGGAGACCAGTTCATCGGAATATGGCGTCACCCGCAACTATCTTGACTGGCTGACTCTTCTCCCCTGGGGGGTTCACTCGAAGGACAAGGTGGATCTGAAACGGGCGCGCCGCATCCTGGACGACGACCACGATGGCCTGGATGACGTGAAAGAACGCATCCTGGAGTTTCTCGCTGTCGGCAAGTTGAAGGGTGAGATTGGCGGTTCCATCATTTTATTGGTTGGCCCTCCAGGTGTAGGCAAGACCTCGGTAGGCCGGTCGGTGGCCCGGTCGGTGGGTCGGGAGTTCTACCGCTTTTCTGTAGGCGGCATGCGGGATGAAGCTGAAATCAAGGGCCATCGCCGCACCTACGTGGGGGCCATGCCGGGCAAATTTATCCAGGCCATCCGCCACACCAAGGTGGCCAACCCCATCATCATGCTCGACGAGGTGGATAAAATCGGCGCCAGTTATCAAGGCGACCCCGCTTCCGCACTGCTGGAGGTTCTTGATCCCGAGCAAAACACCGAGTTTCTGGATCACTATCTCGACGTGCGTTTCGACCTCTCCAAGGTGCTGTTCATCTGCACCGCCAACCAGCAGGACACCATACCGCGCCCCCTCCTGGACCGCATGGAGGTGATCCGCCTCTCCGGCTATATTGCCGAAGAGAAGCTGCGCATCGCCCGTCATCATCTGATTCCTAAACAGCTTGTCAAGAATGGTCTTGCCCGGGGTGATTTGCGCATTGCCACGGACGCCCTGCGGACCATCATCGATGGTTATGCCCGCGAAGCCGGCGTGCGGCGCCTGGAACAAAAAATCGGCGCCATCGCCCGCAAAACCGCCGTGCGCATTCTGGATGGAACCGAAAAGCCCATCCGCGTTGGCCGCATGGAGGTGGAGTCCTTTCTTGGCAAACCCGATTTTCGGGACGAGAAGCCGTTGAGCGGCATCGGCATCGTGACCGGCCTGGCCTGGACGGCCATGGGTGGGGCCACCCTGGACGTGGAAGCGGTGCGTGTCCGCTCCGACGCCAACAAGGCCCACATCACCTTGACCGGCTCCCTGGGCGACGTCATGAAGGAGTCCGCCCAGATTGCCTACAGCTACCTGCTCTCCCATGCCGACAATCTGGAGGGCGATCTCAGCAACATCGAGGGAACCATCCACCTGCATGTCCCCGAGGGAGCGACCCCCAAGGATGGACCCTCCGCCGGCATCACCATGACCACCGTCCTGCTCTCGCTCATGCGACAGGAGGCCGTGCCGCGTCGCCTCGCCATGACCGGTGAGATCACCCTGACCGGGCAAGTGCTGGCCGTGGGCGGTATCCGGGAAAAAGTGATCGCCGCCCGCCGCGTCGGCATCCGGGAGTTGATCCTCCCTGAGGCCTGCCGCAAGGATTACAGCGAGGTTCCCGACCACATCCGCGAGGGGTTCACCGTCCATTTTGTCAAAAAATACCCGGAGGTGGCCCGCATCGTTTTCGGAAAATAG
- a CDS encoding heme-copper oxidase subunit III — MSNHAAEHTHHWEYSWAPMVLTIGIVLAVPSTFVAWFVYNNPSLASILAGIGTPLLLVGVAKWVSEGLSHKPLIEGVSPSALPVFIISEVFIFLGLFVSYWTMRLSAATWPPAGTPEHMNLSLPVLMTIILVTSSVTYHVAEVKMDHGDLGGFRSWLFLTVLLGLAFLGCTVYEYNHLLHLGFAPSTNAYSTAFYSITGFHASHVIVGLGVFLAVLIPALFGKTNKYFVFCAGMYWHFVDVVWFFVASQVYYW, encoded by the coding sequence ATGTCGAATCATGCTGCGGAGCACACGCATCACTGGGAGTACAGTTGGGCACCGATGGTGCTGACCATCGGGATTGTTTTGGCCGTTCCGTCAACGTTTGTCGCGTGGTTTGTCTACAACAATCCGTCGCTGGCCTCCATTCTGGCCGGGATTGGCACCCCGCTCCTGCTGGTTGGCGTGGCCAAATGGGTCTCTGAGGGGCTTTCGCACAAACCTTTGATCGAGGGTGTCTCTCCCTCTGCCCTGCCGGTGTTTATCATATCGGAAGTCTTCATCTTCCTGGGTCTTTTTGTCAGCTACTGGACCATGCGTCTTTCCGCCGCGACCTGGCCCCCAGCCGGCACCCCGGAACACATGAACCTCTCTCTGCCGGTATTGATGACCATCATTCTGGTCACCTCCAGCGTGACCTACCACGTCGCCGAAGTCAAAATGGACCATGGTGACCTTGGCGGATTTCGCAGTTGGCTCTTTTTGACGGTTCTGCTCGGTCTTGCCTTCCTTGGTTGCACCGTCTACGAATACAATCATCTGCTGCACCTGGGATTCGCCCCTTCGACCAACGCCTACAGCACGGCTTTCTACTCCATCACCGGTTTCCATGCCTCCCATGTGATCGTTGGCCTCGGTGTGTTCCTGGCTGTGTTGATTCCGGCTCTGTTTGGCAAGACCAACAAGTATTTTGTCTTCTGCGCCGGCATGTACTGGCACTTTGTCGACGTTGTCTGGTTTTTCGTCGCCAGCCAAGTGTACTACTGGTAA